TCCGACCGGGGGAAAAGATTCGAATGGGCCAGTCACTCCACTTTACCCATTCCGCCACGGAAGCATCAGACTAGTatagaaagggggaaaacaaatttgtttattttaccgAGAAGCTTTTGATATAATTTTCTGTTGACAGTTACGTGTTGTTGAttgttgattgaaaaaaaatggaggtacacaaaacagaaaagagaACAGAATATTTTACCCCCCTTGGCTTGCGAGTGTCTATTACCTGCCCCTTCTGTCGTCATGAACCGTCTAGGAATTCACGCCGAAAGGAGTCAAAACCGCCACTATGTGGCgtgtgatttttctttcccaactCTCCTCAGCGCAAAAAATCCCCAAAAGCTAAAATATCACTAGCTGCTCCCTCCCTTCCATGTGTTACTTACTGCCGTATGTGATTGAAGGATTGAGGCCAAAATAGAGTTACTATTCTGGAGGCTATGTACAGTATTTtcagctgaaaaaaaaatagaaaattaccaGTAAAGCAAGGGAGAATTGTATTCCATTCCGCTTTGAAAAATTCTCTGTAAAAAATGATTGCTAAAGAGTTGTGGCGTGCCGACGTGAGCCAACAGCTGTTGTTTCCGTCTGTATTTTATTTCCTCTTCCATCTTTGCCCTTCCTTTCGTAGATAACGCGGAGTTAGAAGAGAGAACGACTCTACAAGTTCATTGCTCTTCTCAttaccgagaagaagaagaagcagcagtagcagcagcagcccagaaACCGTAACAATCCCCCTCGGAGCAACACCGACGATCATCTTGGGCCTGTCTCATCTCCACCACAACGgtccacacacgcacacacagctCACAACCTTCGATTTCCATCTTTGCTGTTTCTCCTTCTCCCATTTCACATGGTCATTCACACTAAAGAGAGGCAATAGTCGatcattatttatttccctTCAGATTCTTTCGgcaattccttttttgttttcttggggTCTtccaaggagaagaagaaaacgagccgACAAGAGTGTCAGCTCCGGGGGAGGTAGGTAATAGTTTGCAATGTTGGGTTGGCGGCGTTTGTCTGGGTcgagtcattttttaaaagacggATGAACGGCCTCCCGCTGGCACAGCaggaacaacaacagcacggGGCGTTGCCGTTTGCTATGCTATCTCACCGTTCGGCTAGGTACTACCGGAAActctacttttcttcttctatttgaaaaacaacaaaaagaggtGCCATGCCGACATGTTTAACCGATGGGTGGGAATCGgatgaaacattttctttttccaaagcaattttttaaacaatactATTATATAACGTCGTGAGCTATCATTAAGTTAGCATAcagctaaaagaaaaagaaaaagggtcaAACTTGTTATGCGCAGGGCccgcaaaagaaaataaaataaaaaattccacGGTCATTTTCTCGGCTTCGCCCATTTAGGACGAGAGACACATGTGTGATgacgatacacacacacacgggggcAAGGCAATAACTTCCTCAACAAGACTAACGACTTGAAATAACAGCTgtcgtcgagagagagagatagaggacCGGCTCAGTGCATGAAAAGTCGCCGCTTGCGaaataaatcgaaaaaatgaaaatgcccAGAAGATTGCGCACATTTTTGTGCGTGCAACTCatcccaaaaagaagaagaaaaaaaaactttatagCAAGTaccgttaaaaacaaaaaatcattgacgaaaagaaaaacgaacatcTAACAACTTAACATAACTACGTGGAAAAAGAGTGCATCGTCACCAACGGAGAAAATGGTGAAATTCTTTTCTATTATATTACTGCCAAagtctggtggtggtggtggcaatGGACAGCTCCATTACTGGCTGTCGGGACATGCACGCGTCAACTCGGGATAGacatgaaaaaaaggaatgatatCGAGCGTGAATGATTGCCCTATGAGAATGTCCTTTTGGACGGACCCGACAACAATTTCACCGTCATAAATGTCGTACTGTTTGACGCTAGACGAGCAACCTCTTTTCAATTTGGTTATATGACCCTCCCGCCCGGAATAATGACGAGACTTGccggaatgaaaaaaagataattggGCGGAGAGGGAAAAGAAACTGGAATTTTCCTCACGGTAGTAATACGTaccttttttcaattctatGATTTGTGTGACTTTTTTCCTCATCCCGTcatcggtggtggtggtgctgctgctctctttgcatgttgttgttgttgttgttggctgtcGTGTCTCTGCGGCTGGGACTCTTCTGTGCAACACCGCAGCTCTATTGCACCGTTCTACGTGCGGCCATGTGCAGCACAcacagccaaagaaaaaaaaaagtgaatagGAGGAGGAATAACATCAAGTCCCGTTGTACCGAGCCTCAGGCCAGATATTAACagagaagaataataaaacacgaaaccattttttttttcttttctttttcaaactaCAAGGgagggttggttggttggttgggctccctttttttccggtttctctctctctcctgtgtgtgtgtctccgtGTGTCTCTCCCATTCTTGAGTGGTTCGGCGTTACTACAACAACTCCACGCAGTTGGTTCAGTGCTGTCACGCCGCTCGGTTTGTCTCGTGTTTTGTGCTGCACTAGAAAATTATCCGATCcgtttttgggttttattttcaGTTCCGGAATTCCGAGCCTTTCAAAGTCACGCCAAAGTTTTTCGGGAGCAGACAGAAACCCGcgggaatttttttggttttgtttcgcCTACAGAGTGAGACGGGCAGATTTTTGTTGGTGTTTTTTATTGGGGGTGGTTAGTTTTGAGTTGCAGAAAAATGAAGACGGCCGTTTGGTACACATCGACGTTCGTCGTCATCTTCGTTTACCTGTACTGCTACCTCGTGCAGTTCATCCGCGGTGCGGAAATCCGGCCGCAACATCTCCAGCCTTTGCTTCGAAGTCGACTAGCAGCGCCactgcaacaacagcagcagcctgtTGCTTTTCCTTATCCGGTGGCTGGCGGATGGCCATTGGCATCCGGCAGTCAGCATCCGGCCCAGCAACGCCATCTCCCTCCGCTACCACCTCCTCCGCCTCCGTCAGAAGTTTTCTCCGATTACATGGGACCTGGATCCATGGCCGTGTCTTCATCCATGTCCGTCTCTTCCGCTGCTTCCGCTCCGGTTCAAGTCCCACCGTCAGTTTCCGCCGCACCCGCCACCTCCTCTGCTGCTGCCAAGCCGTTGGATTTCAGTTACCACAATTACGAGGACATGACGACCTGGTTAAAACAGTTTAGTGCATCCAATCCAGATCTAACGGCCCTCTACTCCATCGGCAAATCCGTTCAAGGTGaacaattcatttcttttctttcttgtttgggGCCGATCGTCAAGTGGTTACTGGCACTACGACGACTCAGACTGTCGTCGTCACAGTCCACctatttttgttattgcaaTCTGAAGTTGATTGCGgccgatccagcagcagcagccggttgGACCAAAttgccacttttttttttcttccagcccTTTtgagaagacaaaaagaaaaaaaatgtccgttAGATCTTTGACAGACGggatctttttctccttttttttctttttttctcccgattTTACAAGATGATACAGCGGCAATCACGAGGAGGTGCAGTAGACGTTCCGTGTCCCAATCTCCCGATTTGTCTCGCAACACCGAATTCACGTTCAACGGCGCCTAGTCTAATACATTATTAGACACCGCTGCCATCCGACTACTACCTTGCGGTATAGTATAGATAGAATCCAACAGACGCGTTTGGTGCCTGGATGTCGAAAGAACAAGAAACCCGttacgtttcttcttcttcttcttccagcaaAAGCGACCGGGGTCAATGAGTTGACGCTAAAGAGCGCGTGGagggaaatgaatcaaattggaaataaattttctttcttttcccacgagtcaaatttctttctttctttttttgactggCTGTGCTTATACCGTTGGGTCGACCGACTCTTTTGTAAATCCCCAGCCAACCtcgtcatttttaaaaaaagaaaaaccacgaGCGCTTCTTTTAACTTGTTCACGAGCGAAAATTGAGTTTTCCAGGGCGTAAACTAGTGACCTAAACATCCTACCGATAAGAAGAGATTGTTGTgcgaaagaatttaaaaaaaaaacgcagatGTGTTTAGAAGCCTCGTGCTCGGTTGTCAGCTGCTTTTGACAATCCCGCTAGATGTAACATCAAAATCTACCGGCCACCGTCTGTACAAAAGTGACCGACAAGTGCAACTGTCGGATTTTACGATCCGACAAAGTGCTGcggtatttctatttcttctttttttcttcccgtcCTGCTGTTCTTTTTGACAGActctggaaaaaacaaaaaaaaaaggagttgagAATTAAAACAGCGAAATGGAGGTCGAGAGCGCGGTGCTCTTTTTCATTAAATTCTGTCGGTTCTATTGTTGGGAACTAACTAACTTCTCGTctatttgttcttttgtttttgttttgtttttttctctctgctgtTTCTATAACGGTGGACCGCCCTAATGCACCCAACAGGTCGCGATTTGTGGGTGATGGTGGTCTCGTCGTCTCCGTTCCAGCACATGAAAGGCAAACCGGATGTCAAGTACGTGGCCAACATCCACGGCAACGAGGCCGTCAGCAGGGAAATGGCTCTGCATCTCATCCAGGTGAAAACCTTCCTTGATTTCTCCTTTTccaaaaccccaaaaataaTTGAACTGTTCTTCtcgcaaaacaaacaaacagcatTTAGTCAAGAGCTACAGGGAAGACGCTTACATCCGCTGGCTGCTGGACCAGACGCGAATCCACATCTTGCCAAGTCTCAATCCAGACGGATTCGAAGTGGCCCGCGAGGGCACTTGCACCGGTGGTCAAGGAAGGTaacaccaacacacacacacacacgtcatccatcatcttcatcacCACCATCCATCCGTCTTTTACGGATGCAcggctggtggtggtgaaggttttattcttttctttttctttccccccctaACCGAAATGTCTTGATGTGATTATATATCCACAAAAGAAACAGCAACaactagacacacacaccggttgtgtgtgtgtacagttgCACACGCATCTAAAGACACATTTCCTCGCCACAGGTACAATGCCCGCGGTTTCGATTTGAATCGAAATTTCCCAGACTACTTCAAGCAGAACACGAAACGTCTCCAGCCGGAAACTGAAGCCTACAAGGAATGGATCGCCAAAATTCAGTTTACCCTGTCGGCCGGACTTCACGCTGGCGCTCTAGTCGCTTCCTACCCTTTCGATAACACACCCAATTCGGGTAGAAACCATTTCaacattcaaattctttttgtttctaattaattatttttgggggggttaaAAAACTTTTATGTTTGGGGGTTATAGTTTACCAAGCGTTTGCTCCCACTCCGTCACAGACGCCGGATGACGATGTCTTCCATCACCTGGCCACGTTGTACGCCCGCAATCACGCCACCATGTATCAAGGTGTGGCCTGCAAGCCCGGCTCCCCTTCGTTCCCCAACGGGACGACCAACGGAGCGGCCTGGTACCCGTTGACGGGCGGGGCTCAAGACTATTCCTACGTTTGGACGGGAACGATGGAGATCACCGTTGAAATGGCCTGCTGCAAGTACCCGCCAGCGGCCGAGCTGCCACTCCACTGGAGTGAACACCGACAGGCGCTCGTCCGCTTCGTCGGCGAGGCCCACCGCGGCGTCCGCGGGTTCGTGACCGACGGCAACGGCCGACCGCTGGAGAACGTCGCCATGAAAATCAAAGGTCGCGACGCTCCGTTCCAAACGACCAAACACGGCGAATATTGGCGGATCCTCTTGCCGGGCTACTACCGGATCGAGGTAAAAAAACGGGACAAATCCATTTCATTGCTCCCGTTTTAATTCGTGGAACTATTGACGttcgtgtttgtttgtttgtttaatcaACGCCAGGCTTACAAAGAAGGTTACGAACCAGTCGAAGACGATTTCAGCGTTACGGATCACCACGCCACCCAAGTCAATCTGACGCTGTTCAAAcaggtataataaaagacgagGTTTTTTTACGAGTCAACTTTGATGCATTATTAATTACTTTGAATGGGAATTCGCTGCAACAGGTGGATTCTAAAAACGCTTTCGGAGCTCTGGACGAGGTCAGTAACTACTACTCGCTGTCGCCGGGTGATGAGCGACCGAACAAACGGCAACCGACCATCTCTAATAAACAGGTACGGACCCAATTAATTAGCGAATCCCCGTTAAGaagagaagataaaaaaatcaataaaacggGATTAGATTTTCGCCAGGGTTTTCCCCGGACGAAAGAAACGATACATTTTCACAAAtaacagaaaaagattttgacgCTGTTCGTGCAGAACAGTGTAATTCAatgatcatttctttttctttcacggaCGCTTTATTGAATCAGGACGTTCCCCATCCAACGGGACTGACTGGCCTCCTCATCACGCT
Above is a genomic segment from Daphnia pulicaria isolate SC F1-1A chromosome 8, SC_F0-13Bv2, whole genome shotgun sequence containing:
- the LOC124311077 gene encoding carboxypeptidase D-like; amino-acid sequence: MKTAVWYTSTFVVIFVYLYCYLVQFIRGAEIRPQHLQPLLRSRLAAPLQQQQQPVAFPYPVAGGWPLASGSQHPAQQRHLPPLPPPPPPSEVFSDYMGPGSMAVSSSMSVSSAASAPVQVPPSVSAAPATSSAAAKPLDFSYHNYEDMTTWLKQFSASNPDLTALYSIGKSVQGRDLWVMVVSSSPFQHMKGKPDVKYVANIHGNEAVSREMALHLIQHLVKSYREDAYIRWLLDQTRIHILPSLNPDGFEVAREGTCTGGQGRYNARGFDLNRNFPDYFKQNTKRLQPETEAYKEWIAKIQFTLSAGLHAGALVASYPFDNTPNSVYQAFAPTPSQTPDDDVFHHLATLYARNHATMYQGVACKPGSPSFPNGTTNGAAWYPLTGGAQDYSYVWTGTMEITVEMACCKYPPAAELPLHWSEHRQALVRFVGEAHRGVRGFVTDGNGRPLENVAMKIKGRDAPFQTTKHGEYWRILLPGYYRIEAYKEGYEPVEDDFSVTDHHATQVNLTLFKQVDSKNAFGALDEVSNYYSLSPGDERPNKRQPTISNKQDVPHPTGLTGLLITLRSQMDNLFTNLFG